A genome region from Gammaproteobacteria bacterium includes the following:
- a CDS encoding EAL domain-containing protein: MQNNLRRDFHRTYRVRLATSAAFCLLFTLLLIWVVIRFDISNAEKRFLAKTDTAFVQLLHQLDSGNSLITALTGWHHTHHGAENNDLSTFTREMQASYPHVTSVIFLPKITESQRANFESEMIDNGYANFSIKDKTDLRFITASKRPVYYPVTYLRPLRPESAGILGLDMSSLTITADSIDTAIHSSKTEASMPVQLLGEKQLYLFKAVYKGTITPDSEQQRSEQVAGIYAVGMATNKLLEAIKEMMGTPSTQIKLVYNKTTQTGSNVVFEHLPHANDLTNLPLHITFNATLNLQQIKQPFTLIMERQLLLSDLSLTSIAFIIIIALILMRSIQLSLQRDRLHNLTHELAKDDIFREKELAEVTLNSIADGVITTDVHNLIEHMNPVAENLCGWSLSQAKKKPLKKILHLVKKVSGRSDAFSTQPPGIETSSETHASYVLRQHQGKEFVVRISAAPIRNRDGIVMGSVIVFRDITKEQKLAEMLSHQARHDELTGLLNRREFERSLRLALKSPTSLQTDVLCYLDLDQFKLVNDTCGHMAGDELLKQISNALKQSLGPQDIFARLGGDEFGILFHQRDIGEAVEAASQLQHKIRTHRFSWNGKVFEIGSSMGLVQITPDIGSVEQLMIAADSACYIAKDKGRNRIVVHTRDSHELQQRSGDMEWLHRIKRAMDNQQLRLFLQKVLPVQDLNAPAHFEVLLRLQDEQKFISPSTFIPAAEHYNFMPQIDKWVISHAFDLISQNPTTSDTFNINLSGKSINDETILSFIINEFKRSKITPNRVCFEITETATIANLSNASQLIEELRLMGCQFALDDFGSGLSSYSYLKNLPVDYLKIDGSFICNILRDPVDHAMVKSIVQIGHVMGIRTIAEFVETEAIALELCKLGVDYVQGYGIHRPQPWRDVIASAELIPA, from the coding sequence ATGCAAAATAACCTGCGTCGCGACTTTCACCGAACCTATCGCGTCCGCCTGGCAACATCGGCAGCTTTCTGCCTGCTGTTTACGTTACTGTTGATTTGGGTAGTAATTCGATTTGACATCAGTAACGCCGAAAAGCGCTTCCTCGCTAAGACCGACACTGCCTTCGTCCAGCTATTACACCAATTGGATTCAGGCAACTCGCTAATTACCGCACTAACTGGCTGGCACCATACCCACCACGGAGCAGAAAACAACGATCTGTCAACTTTTACCCGTGAAATGCAGGCCAGCTATCCACACGTCACCTCCGTCATATTTTTACCAAAGATCACCGAATCACAGCGCGCCAACTTTGAATCGGAAATGATAGACAACGGTTACGCCAACTTCAGCATCAAAGACAAAACCGATCTTCGGTTTATCACCGCCAGCAAACGCCCAGTCTATTACCCTGTTACATATCTACGCCCACTACGCCCTGAGTCTGCGGGCATTCTCGGCCTGGATATGAGTTCGCTCACCATCACCGCTGACAGCATCGACACCGCCATTCACAGCAGCAAAACCGAAGCCTCCATGCCAGTACAACTGCTTGGTGAAAAACAACTGTACCTGTTCAAAGCTGTCTACAAAGGCACTATCACTCCTGACAGCGAACAACAACGCAGCGAACAAGTTGCTGGCATCTACGCCGTCGGCATGGCGACCAACAAATTACTGGAAGCCATCAAGGAAATGATGGGCACCCCCAGCACACAGATCAAACTGGTCTACAACAAAACAACCCAGACTGGTAGTAATGTTGTTTTTGAACATTTGCCTCACGCCAATGACTTGACCAACCTTCCGCTGCATATCACCTTCAATGCCACATTAAATTTGCAGCAAATCAAACAGCCTTTTACTCTCATCATGGAGCGACAACTTCTGTTGAGCGACCTCAGCCTGACCAGCATTGCATTTATCATTATCATTGCATTGATCCTGATGCGCTCCATCCAACTGTCATTGCAGCGCGACCGGCTACATAACCTGACACACGAGCTGGCCAAGGATGATATCTTTCGCGAAAAAGAGCTGGCAGAAGTCACGCTCAACTCCATCGCTGATGGTGTTATCACCACTGACGTACACAATCTGATTGAGCACATGAATCCGGTGGCCGAAAACTTATGTGGCTGGTCATTGTCCCAGGCCAAAAAGAAACCGCTGAAAAAAATTCTGCATCTGGTCAAAAAGGTGTCCGGTCGCAGCGATGCTTTCTCCACTCAGCCACCGGGCATAGAAACCTCCAGTGAAACCCATGCAAGCTACGTCCTCAGACAACATCAGGGAAAGGAATTTGTCGTCCGCATTTCTGCCGCCCCCATTCGCAATCGCGACGGTATTGTCATGGGGAGTGTCATTGTATTTCGCGACATCACCAAAGAACAAAAACTGGCAGAAATGCTCAGCCATCAGGCCCGCCACGACGAATTAACCGGCTTGCTCAATCGCCGCGAGTTTGAGCGCAGCCTGAGACTCGCATTAAAATCACCGACATCACTACAGACTGATGTTCTGTGCTACCTCGACCTGGATCAATTCAAACTGGTCAATGACACCTGTGGCCATATGGCGGGGGATGAACTGCTCAAACAAATCAGTAACGCACTCAAGCAGAGTCTTGGCCCACAAGATATTTTCGCCCGCCTGGGCGGCGATGAATTTGGCATTTTATTCCACCAGCGAGACATCGGTGAAGCGGTCGAAGCCGCATCGCAATTACAACACAAAATTCGGACGCACCGTTTTAGCTGGAATGGCAAAGTCTTTGAAATAGGCAGCAGCATGGGCCTAGTGCAAATCACACCAGACATCGGCAGCGTCGAACAACTCATGATTGCCGCAGACTCGGCCTGCTATATCGCCAAAGACAAAGGCCGCAACCGCATTGTAGTGCACACACGTGACAGTCATGAGCTGCAACAACGCAGTGGCGACATGGAATGGCTGCATCGCATCAAGCGCGCCATGGACAATCAACAGCTCCGTCTATTTCTCCAAAAGGTACTCCCGGTGCAAGACCTCAACGCACCTGCGCACTTCGAAGTTCTGCTGCGACTGCAAGACGAGCAAAAATTCATCTCCCCCAGCACATTCATTCCTGCTGCTGAACACTACAACTTCATGCCACAAATCGACAAATGGGTTATCAGCCATGCATTTGACTTAATTTCGCAAAATCCCACCACCTCCGACACTTTCAACATCAATTTGTCAGGCAAATCGATCAACGACGAAACGATTCTTAGTTTTATCATTAACGAATTCAAACGAAGCAAAATCACTCCGAACCGGGTGTGCTTTGAAATCACAGAAACAGCCACCATCGCCAACCTCAGCAACGCCAGTCAGCTTATCGAAGAATTACGCCTGATGGGCTGCCAATTCGCACTGGATGACTTTGGCAGCGGCCTAAGCTCTTACTCTTATCTAAAAAATCTGCCCGTTGATTATTTAAAAATTGATGGCAGTTTCATTTGCAATATTTTGCGTGACCCGGTGGACCACGCCATGGTTAAGTCCATTGTTCAAATCGGCCACGTCATGGGCATTCGCACCATTGCCGAGTTCGTCGAAACCGAAGCTATTGCGCTGGAGTTATGCAAACTCGGCGTTGACTATGTGCAAGGCTATGGTATACATCGTCCGCAACCTTGGCGGGATGTCATTGCATCTGCAGAGTTGATTCCCGCCTAA
- a CDS encoding ABC transporter substrate-binding protein — translation MREHRRHFVVVLFLFAWLYAIPSEAARCLFVSSYHPGYPWSDGIEKGLRKTLRGHCEIHQFNMNTKRQKDEKITQATALKIKKFIDHWQPDIIIAADDAASKYLIVPHLQNSSIPVIFCGINWSSREYDYPKNNITGMIEVAPTTEIFHKIREIIPSARSGFYLAANTLTEHKIHPQFSLIAQQNNLQLTVRLTNNMAQWQSYYQQAQHADFIILSTESGINDWDEQKALQTVMQHGNKFSIAVYDCMINLASMSMHKLPEEQGEWAARCTIAILNDVPPQDIPVIPNQDWDIINHSLPSQLVITIPEYIIIQEKAFYAK, via the coding sequence ATGCGCGAACATCGCCGACATTTTGTCGTTGTACTCTTCCTTTTCGCATGGCTGTACGCGATTCCCAGCGAAGCTGCACGATGTTTGTTCGTATCCTCTTATCATCCTGGCTACCCCTGGTCCGACGGCATAGAAAAAGGTCTGCGGAAAACACTCCGTGGGCATTGTGAAATTCACCAGTTCAACATGAACACCAAACGCCAAAAAGATGAAAAAATCACCCAGGCAACTGCGTTAAAAATTAAAAAGTTCATTGACCACTGGCAGCCGGATATCATCATTGCGGCCGATGATGCCGCCTCCAAATACCTGATCGTACCGCATCTGCAAAACAGCTCCATTCCAGTCATTTTTTGCGGCATCAACTGGTCCAGCCGAGAATATGACTACCCGAAAAATAACATCACCGGCATGATAGAAGTTGCACCGACAACCGAAATTTTCCACAAAATTCGCGAAATCATCCCGTCAGCTCGATCGGGGTTTTATTTGGCGGCAAACACCCTGACTGAACACAAAATCCACCCACAATTCTCACTCATCGCCCAACAAAACAACTTACAACTTACCGTGCGTCTGACAAACAACATGGCGCAGTGGCAAAGCTATTATCAGCAGGCGCAACACGCCGACTTCATCATTCTGAGTACAGAGTCCGGCATCAATGATTGGGACGAACAAAAAGCCCTTCAGACCGTCATGCAGCATGGCAACAAATTCAGCATCGCGGTTTATGACTGTATGATCAATCTCGCCAGCATGAGCATGCACAAACTCCCCGAGGAACAAGGCGAGTGGGCAGCCCGTTGCACCATCGCCATCCTTAATGACGTGCCCCCCCAAGACATTCCCGTTATTCCCAACCAGGACTGGGACATCATCAATCACTCACTGCCAAGCCAACTGGTGATCACGATCCCTGAGTACATAATCATTCAGGAAAAAGCATTCTATGCAAAATAA
- the nadC gene encoding carboxylating nicotinate-nucleotide diphosphorylase, with product MAPLSSLPDSLPVIVEAALEEDIGDGDVTALLIPEENEARATVICREPAVIAGTAWFDEVFAQLDPDVEVQWQVEDGQSVAANTLLCTLTGNARSLLTGERTALNFLQTLSATATCVRRYVDLVEGTGVTILDTRKTIPGLRDAQKYAVTCGGGQNHRHGLYDGILIKENHIMAAGSIANAVNTARDLGTDLFIEVEVENLDELRQALDAQVDIVLLDNMDNDLLRQAVAINQGQAKLEASGNVNLQTIRGIAETGVDFISIGGLTKDIKAIDLSMRFRPVFKLVVKNM from the coding sequence ATCGCCCCGTTGAGTTCACTGCCAGACTCCCTGCCCGTCATCGTTGAAGCCGCTCTGGAAGAGGACATTGGCGACGGCGACGTCACCGCACTGTTGATCCCCGAGGAAAACGAAGCCCGCGCCACGGTCATCTGCCGTGAACCCGCAGTCATCGCCGGCACGGCCTGGTTTGACGAGGTGTTTGCCCAGTTGGACCCGGACGTGGAAGTACAATGGCAGGTTGAGGACGGCCAGTCGGTCGCGGCCAATACCCTGCTGTGCACCCTCACTGGCAACGCCCGCTCCCTGCTGACCGGCGAACGCACCGCACTGAATTTCCTGCAGACGCTGTCAGCCACCGCTACCTGTGTTCGTCGCTATGTGGATCTGGTCGAAGGCACTGGCGTGACCATTCTGGATACCCGCAAAACCATTCCCGGCCTGCGTGATGCGCAAAAATACGCCGTCACCTGCGGCGGCGGCCAAAATCATCGCCACGGTCTGTACGACGGCATCCTGATCAAGGAAAACCACATCATGGCCGCCGGCTCCATTGCCAATGCGGTCAATACCGCCCGAGACCTGGGCACCGATTTATTCATTGAGGTCGAAGTGGAAAACCTGGATGAACTGCGCCAGGCGCTGGATGCTCAGGTCGACATCGTTTTGCTGGACAACATGGATAACGACCTGTTGCGTCAGGCCGTCGCCATCAACCAAGGCCAGGCCAAGCTGGAAGCCTCAGGCAACGTCAATCTGCAAACCATTCGCGGCATCGCCGAGACCGGCGTCGATTTCATTTCCATCGGCGGTCTGACCAAAGATATCAAAGCCATTGATCTGTCCATGCGGTTTCGTCCGGTTTTCAAACTTGTTGTCAAAAACATGTAA
- a CDS encoding ankyrin repeat domain-containing protein: MNNLYRRCFLGLLLLSAVGATYADVQADLIRAAREGSVERIKSALMAGADVNVANANGKTALMGAAAYGNQRVVAYLLAEGADVNILDKKGHSALMDAAMRGSAVVVDQLYRMGAELNLQSQSGDSALMLAVFGGHEQVVTMLVSKGADVRLARKDGTSALHYAASLGHEKIARLLIGNGADVNAKTEDGMTPLMKAAFTGKEAMAQLLVDQGADLKAESKNGMTALKSAKANGMEDMADLITDLIDEKDQEAKEEEQKKAEAENAQPG; encoded by the coding sequence ATGAATAATTTGTACCGCCGCTGTTTTTTGGGGCTACTGCTGCTGTCGGCGGTGGGGGCAACCTATGCCGATGTTCAGGCGGATTTGATCCGCGCTGCCCGGGAAGGCAGCGTTGAGCGTATCAAATCTGCCTTGATGGCCGGGGCTGATGTCAATGTCGCCAACGCCAATGGCAAAACTGCCCTGATGGGGGCGGCAGCCTATGGCAATCAGAGGGTGGTGGCCTATTTGCTGGCAGAGGGGGCTGACGTCAATATTCTTGATAAAAAAGGCCATTCGGCACTGATGGACGCGGCAATGCGAGGTAGTGCGGTGGTGGTTGATCAATTGTACCGCATGGGCGCGGAACTGAATCTTCAGTCGCAATCGGGGGATTCGGCGCTGATGCTGGCAGTGTTTGGTGGCCATGAACAAGTGGTGACCATGTTGGTCAGCAAGGGCGCGGATGTGCGTTTGGCGCGCAAGGATGGCACCAGTGCGCTGCACTATGCCGCCAGTCTGGGGCACGAGAAAATCGCGCGCCTGTTGATAGGTAATGGCGCGGATGTGAATGCCAAAACCGAAGATGGGATGACGCCGCTGATGAAGGCTGCGTTTACTGGCAAGGAAGCAATGGCTCAGTTGTTGGTGGACCAAGGTGCTGATCTGAAGGCAGAGTCCAAAAATGGTATGACCGCGTTAAAGAGCGCCAAGGCCAATGGCATGGAGGATATGGCGGATTTAATTACTGATCTGATTGATGAAAAAGATCAGGAGGCGAAGGAAGAAGAGCAGAAAAAAGCCGAAGCTGAAAATGCCCAGCCGGGCTAG
- a CDS encoding 1-acyl-sn-glycerol-3-phosphate acyltransferase, which produces MEWFVVLLVLLVMFWMGHRFLQRCDRASQIDWGNRWLNRVDGLSRMLSYRYHRLECDHIPLPATGPAVLVANHVSGLDPLLLIAAVNRPLRFLIAQEEYERFGLTWLFRLAGCIPVDREKNPERAMRLAQEALVKGEVVAVFPHGSIQLPGVPGKKIKGGAVRLARRQRCNIYPAYIEGIKGHGMTLMAVPLRSRARIRALPVMDCSVCDYEQAVEHLNQLLNTPPSEGENISHD; this is translated from the coding sequence GTGGAATGGTTTGTTGTTTTGTTGGTTTTGCTGGTGATGTTTTGGATGGGGCATCGCTTTTTGCAGCGATGTGATCGCGCCAGTCAAATTGACTGGGGAAATCGATGGCTCAATCGTGTGGATGGATTAAGCCGAATGCTGAGTTATCGCTACCATCGTTTGGAGTGTGATCACATTCCATTGCCAGCGACAGGGCCTGCAGTGTTGGTGGCCAATCATGTTTCTGGTCTGGATCCGCTGCTGTTGATTGCGGCAGTGAATCGACCATTGCGTTTTTTGATTGCGCAAGAAGAATATGAGCGGTTTGGGTTGACGTGGCTGTTTCGTCTGGCGGGTTGTATTCCGGTGGATCGTGAAAAAAATCCCGAGCGGGCAATGCGCCTGGCGCAGGAGGCATTGGTCAAGGGGGAAGTGGTGGCGGTTTTTCCCCACGGAAGTATCCAGTTGCCAGGTGTTCCCGGCAAAAAAATTAAAGGCGGCGCAGTGCGATTGGCGCGCCGGCAACGATGCAACATTTATCCGGCCTACATTGAAGGCATTAAAGGCCACGGTATGACTTTGATGGCGGTGCCGTTGCGAAGTCGGGCGCGGATTCGGGCCTTGCCGGTGATGGATTGCTCGGTGTGTGATTACGAACAAGCGGTAGAGCATCTTAATCAACTGTTGAACACGCCACCGTCAGAGGGAGAGAACATTAGCCATGATTGA